One genomic segment of Streptomyces liangshanensis includes these proteins:
- a CDS encoding GAF domain-containing protein produces the protein MKDIPLDLARLIAVDGAQATRLLHRVREAALAGERPPVPPRPVIDASWRRMARMGLDPDRTTRSVLLERDELEHRRRTTALGETLRTLVDSLTEMADASLQIMVVTDDEGRVLWRDGSPSVLRQATGIWLEEGAAWTEGATGTNAIGTALAVRRPVRVHSAEHFVHTLHAWTCAAAPVHDPRDGRLLGVVDVSGPASGFHPTTLALVKSVARLAESDLRERHRGTVERLRSVASPLLCRIGGRALAVDSHGWTAAVTGMPPVDRLPLPKSFGAGRVWHPTLGLCAVEPLPGGWLIQVVEDPDPASAAAVSRVVLDLSRPRRWSVAVSGAAGSWVQELTPRHAELLYVLAVRREGRSAAELAADVFGDATRTVTVRAEMSRVRRHLSGVLAHRPYRFREEVEVEVVTPAAPEELLPHSTAPAVLSTRSLPCP, from the coding sequence ATGAAGGACATTCCGCTCGACCTGGCCCGGCTCATCGCCGTGGACGGCGCGCAGGCCACCCGGCTCCTCCATCGGGTCAGGGAGGCGGCCCTCGCGGGCGAGCGGCCCCCGGTCCCGCCGCGCCCGGTGATCGACGCGTCGTGGCGGCGGATGGCCCGGATGGGGCTCGATCCCGACCGGACGACGCGCAGTGTGCTGCTGGAGCGGGACGAGCTGGAGCACCGGCGGCGTACGACCGCGCTGGGCGAGACGCTGCGGACCCTGGTCGACTCGCTGACCGAGATGGCGGACGCGTCGCTCCAGATCATGGTCGTCACGGACGACGAGGGGCGGGTGCTGTGGCGGGACGGCAGCCCGTCCGTGCTGCGGCAGGCGACCGGGATCTGGCTGGAGGAGGGGGCCGCCTGGACCGAGGGGGCCACCGGCACGAACGCGATCGGTACGGCGCTGGCGGTCCGCAGGCCGGTACGGGTCCACTCGGCGGAGCACTTCGTCCACACGCTGCACGCGTGGACGTGCGCCGCCGCGCCGGTGCACGACCCGCGGGACGGCCGGCTGCTGGGGGTGGTCGACGTGAGCGGCCCGGCGTCCGGGTTCCATCCGACGACGCTGGCGCTGGTCAAGTCGGTGGCGCGGCTCGCGGAGAGCGACCTGCGGGAGCGGCACCGGGGGACGGTGGAGCGGCTGCGTTCGGTGGCGTCCCCGCTCCTGTGCCGGATCGGGGGGCGCGCGCTGGCGGTCGACAGCCACGGGTGGACGGCGGCGGTGACGGGGATGCCGCCGGTGGACCGGCTGCCGCTGCCCAAGTCGTTCGGGGCGGGCCGGGTGTGGCACCCCACGCTGGGCCTGTGCGCGGTGGAGCCGCTGCCGGGCGGCTGGCTGATCCAGGTGGTGGAGGACCCCGACCCGGCCTCGGCGGCGGCGGTGAGCCGGGTCGTCCTGGACCTGAGCCGGCCCCGGCGCTGGTCGGTGGCGGTGTCGGGGGCGGCGGGGAGCTGGGTGCAGGAGCTGACCCCGCGCCACGCGGAGCTGCTGTACGTGCTGGCCGTGCGCCGGGAGGGGCGCAGCGCGGCGGAGCTGGCGGCGGACGTGTTCGGGGACGCGACGCGGACGGTGACCGTACGGGCGGAGATGTCGCGGGTGCGGCGTCACCTGTCGGGGGTACTGGCGCACCGGCCGTACCGCTTCCGCGAGGAGGTCGAGGTGGAGGTGGTCACGCCGGCGGCCCCGGAGGAGCTGCTGCCGCACTCGACGGCCCCGGCGGTGCTGAGCACGCGGAGCCTGCCGTGCCCGTGA
- a CDS encoding GNAT family N-acetyltransferase: protein MTLTVTTWSLEQTSPSDLRPAAPPAGDVRIVRAKVPSPEFSRFLYTAVGGDVRWTDRLPYTYARWREYLERPGIETWVAYEKGTPAGFLELAAQDGGVVEIVYFGLIPSFRGRRIGGHLLSYGTARAWDLAERHPGVEPTGRVWLHTCTKDGEHARANYVRRGFRLFDTKTWDEEETATPGPWPGALV, encoded by the coding sequence ATGACCCTCACCGTGACCACGTGGTCCCTGGAGCAGACCTCGCCGTCCGACCTGCGCCCCGCCGCCCCGCCGGCGGGCGACGTGCGGATCGTACGGGCCAAGGTGCCCTCGCCCGAGTTCAGCCGGTTCCTGTACACCGCCGTGGGCGGGGACGTCCGCTGGACGGACCGGCTGCCGTACACGTACGCGCGGTGGCGGGAGTACCTGGAGCGGCCCGGGATCGAGACCTGGGTCGCGTACGAGAAGGGCACCCCGGCCGGTTTCCTGGAGCTGGCGGCGCAGGACGGCGGGGTGGTGGAGATCGTGTACTTCGGGCTGATCCCCTCCTTCCGGGGGCGCCGCATCGGCGGCCACCTGCTGTCGTACGGCACCGCCAGGGCCTGGGACCTCGCCGAGCGCCACCCGGGTGTCGAGCCGACCGGGCGGGTGTGGCTGCACACGTGCACCAAGGACGGCGAGCACGCGAGGGCCAACTACGTGCGGCGCGGTTTCCGCCTCTTCGACACGAAGACGTGGGACGAGGAGGAGACGGCGACGCCGGGACCGTGGCCCGGGGCACTGGTGTGA
- a CDS encoding putative leader peptide, with amino-acid sequence MSRAGIALVGRRHVDLCRMSSAICPAS; translated from the coding sequence ATGTCGAGAGCTGGAATTGCCTTGGTGGGTCGGCGACACGTCGACCTCTGCCGCATGTCCAGCGCCATCTGTCCGGCAAGCTGA
- a CDS encoding nitrite/sulfite reductase — MAATPDQPTPATPRRKVSRHRGEGQWAVGHFTPLNGNEQFKKDDDGLNVRARIENIYSKAGFDSIDPNDLRGRMRWWGLYTQRKPGIDGGKTAILEPEELDDKYFMLRVRIDGGRLTTDQLRVIGEISHEFGRDTADLTDRQNIQLHWIRIEDVPEIWRRLEAVGLSTTEACGDTPRVILGSPVAGVAENEIIDGTPAIDEINARFIGTKEFSNLPRKFKTAISGSPLLDVAHEINDIAFVGVEHPEHGPGFDLWVGGGLSTNPKIGQRLGAWVPLDEVPDVWAGVIGIFRDYGYRRLRTRARLKFLVTDWGAEKFRQILQDEYLKRELTDGPAPAQPLQAWRDHVGVHRQKDGRFYVGFAPRVGRVNGPKLVEIAEVAAAHGSGRLRTTVEQKMIVLDVAEDQVDSLVAGLEALDLRVKPSPFRRGTMACTGIEYCKLAIVETKQRGATLIDELERRIPEFDQPITININGCPNACARIQTADIGLKGQLMLDRNGEQVEGFQVHLGGALGLEAGFGRKVRGLKVTSDELPDYVERVLGRFQEERKDGERFATWAARASEEALS, encoded by the coding sequence ATGGCCGCCACCCCGGACCAGCCGACTCCCGCCACCCCACGCCGCAAGGTGAGCCGTCACCGCGGCGAGGGTCAGTGGGCCGTCGGCCACTTCACTCCGCTCAACGGCAATGAGCAGTTCAAGAAGGACGACGACGGCCTCAATGTGCGGGCGCGCATCGAGAACATCTACTCCAAGGCGGGCTTCGACTCGATCGACCCGAACGACCTGCGCGGCCGGATGCGCTGGTGGGGGCTGTACACCCAGCGCAAGCCCGGGATCGACGGCGGCAAGACCGCGATACTGGAGCCGGAGGAGCTGGACGACAAGTACTTCATGCTCCGCGTCAGGATCGACGGCGGCCGGCTGACCACCGATCAGTTGCGCGTGATCGGCGAGATCTCGCACGAGTTCGGCCGGGACACCGCCGACCTGACCGACCGGCAGAACATCCAGCTGCACTGGATCCGCATCGAGGACGTGCCGGAGATCTGGCGGCGCCTGGAGGCCGTCGGCCTGTCGACGACCGAGGCCTGCGGTGACACACCCCGCGTGATCCTCGGCTCGCCGGTCGCCGGGGTCGCCGAGAACGAGATCATCGACGGCACGCCGGCCATCGACGAGATCAACGCCCGGTTCATCGGCACCAAGGAGTTCTCCAACCTCCCGCGCAAGTTCAAGACGGCGATCTCCGGGTCGCCACTGCTGGACGTGGCGCACGAGATCAACGACATCGCGTTCGTCGGCGTCGAGCACCCCGAGCACGGCCCCGGCTTCGACCTGTGGGTCGGCGGCGGCCTGTCGACCAACCCCAAGATCGGGCAGCGCCTGGGCGCCTGGGTGCCGCTGGACGAGGTGCCCGACGTGTGGGCCGGGGTCATCGGGATCTTCCGCGACTACGGCTACCGGCGGCTGCGCACCCGCGCCCGCCTGAAGTTCCTCGTCACCGACTGGGGCGCGGAGAAGTTCCGCCAGATCCTCCAGGACGAGTACCTCAAGCGGGAGTTGACCGACGGGCCCGCTCCCGCGCAGCCCCTCCAGGCGTGGCGCGACCACGTCGGTGTGCACCGGCAGAAGGACGGCCGGTTCTACGTCGGGTTCGCGCCGCGCGTCGGCCGGGTCAACGGCCCCAAGCTCGTCGAGATCGCCGAGGTGGCCGCGGCGCACGGCTCGGGCCGGCTGCGTACCACCGTCGAGCAGAAGATGATCGTGCTCGACGTCGCGGAGGACCAGGTCGACTCGCTGGTGGCCGGGCTGGAGGCGCTGGACCTGCGGGTCAAGCCGTCGCCGTTCCGGCGCGGGACCATGGCGTGCACCGGTATCGAGTACTGCAAGCTCGCGATCGTCGAGACGAAGCAGCGCGGCGCGACGCTGATCGACGAACTGGAGCGCCGCATCCCCGAGTTCGACCAGCCGATCACCATCAACATCAACGGCTGCCCGAACGCGTGCGCGCGCATCCAGACCGCCGACATCGGCCTCAAGGGCCAGCTGATGCTGGACCGGAACGGCGAGCAGGTCGAGGGCTTCCAGGTGCACCTGGGCGGCGCCCTGGGCCTGGAGGCCGGGTTCGGCCGCAAGGTCCGCGGCCTCAAGGTCACGTCGGACGAGCTGCCCGACTACGTCGAGCGGGTCCTCGGCCGCTTCCAGGAGGAGCGGAAGGACGGCGAGCGGTTCGCCACCTGGGCGGCCCGCGCGTCGGAGGAGGCCCTCTCATGA
- a CDS encoding phosphoadenylyl-sulfate reductase encodes MTTLTGTDDPKALAEHAGRALEDASATEILRWAADTFGDAFCVTSSMEDAVAAHLASTVKPGVDVVFLDTGYHFPETIGTRDAVAAVMDVNVITLTPRRSVAEQDAEHGPKLHDRDPDLCCSLRKVKPLEEGLAGYAAWATGLRRDESPTRANTPVVGWDERRGKVKVSPIARWSQEDVDRYVAEHGVLTNPLLMDGYASVGCAPCTRRVLAGEDARAGRWAGRGKTECGLHG; translated from the coding sequence ATGACCACGCTGACCGGGACGGACGATCCGAAGGCCCTCGCCGAGCACGCGGGCCGCGCACTGGAGGACGCCTCCGCCACCGAGATCCTCCGGTGGGCGGCGGACACGTTCGGCGACGCGTTCTGCGTGACGTCGTCCATGGAGGACGCGGTGGCCGCCCACCTCGCCTCGACCGTCAAGCCCGGCGTGGACGTCGTCTTCCTCGACACCGGCTACCACTTCCCCGAGACCATCGGCACGCGCGACGCGGTGGCCGCCGTGATGGACGTCAACGTCATCACGCTGACGCCGCGCCGGAGCGTCGCCGAGCAGGACGCCGAGCACGGGCCGAAGCTGCACGACCGCGACCCCGACCTGTGCTGCTCCCTGCGCAAGGTCAAGCCGCTCGAGGAGGGGCTCGCCGGTTACGCGGCCTGGGCCACCGGACTGCGCCGCGACGAGTCCCCGACCCGGGCGAACACCCCCGTCGTCGGCTGGGACGAGCGGCGCGGGAAGGTCAAGGTCTCGCCGATCGCCCGCTGGTCGCAGGAGGACGTGGACCGGTACGTCGCCGAGCACGGCGTCCTCACCAATCCGCTGCTCATGGACGGGTACGCCTCCGTGGGCTGCGCCCCCTGCACCCGCCGGGTGCTGGCGGGCGAGGACGCCCGCGCGGGCCGCTGGGCCGGCCGCGGGAAGACCGAGTGCGGGCTGCACGGATAG
- the cysC gene encoding adenylyl-sulfate kinase — MTGGQETYEEGQLSVTEQGATVWLTGLPSAGKTTIARELADRLRTEGHRVEVLDGDEIREFLSAGLGFSREDRHTNVQRIGFVAGLLASHGVKALVPVIAPYADSREAVRKRHQGAGTAYLEVHVATPVEVCSVRDVKGLYAKQAAGEISGLTGVDDPYEAPEDPDLRIESHTQSVQESAGALHALLTERGLA; from the coding sequence GTGACGGGCGGTCAGGAAACTTATGAGGAGGGACAGTTGAGCGTGACGGAGCAGGGCGCCACCGTCTGGCTCACCGGTCTGCCCAGCGCGGGCAAGACCACCATCGCGCGGGAGCTGGCCGACCGGCTGCGCACGGAGGGCCACCGCGTCGAGGTGCTCGACGGCGACGAGATCCGCGAGTTCCTCTCCGCGGGCCTCGGGTTCAGCCGCGAGGACCGGCACACCAACGTCCAGCGCATCGGCTTCGTCGCCGGACTGCTGGCGTCCCACGGCGTCAAGGCGCTGGTCCCGGTGATCGCGCCGTACGCGGACAGCCGGGAGGCCGTGCGCAAACGCCACCAGGGCGCGGGCACCGCCTACCTGGAGGTCCACGTCGCCACACCCGTGGAGGTGTGCTCCGTACGCGATGTGAAGGGGCTGTACGCCAAGCAGGCGGCCGGCGAGATATCGGGGCTGACCGGGGTCGACGACCCCTACGAGGCCCCGGAGGACCCGGACCTGCGGATCGAGTCGCACACCCAGTCCGTACAGGAGTCCGCCGGCGCGCTCCACGCGCTGCTCACCGAAAGGGGTCTCGCGTGA
- the cysD gene encoding sulfate adenylyltransferase subunit CysD: MTTTVASVTEGTDAPYALSHLDALESEAVHIFREVAGEFERPVILFSGGKDSIVMLHLALKAFAPAPVPFTLLHVDTGHNFPEVLDYRDRTVARHGLRLHVASVQEYIDAGKLRERPDGTRNPLQTVPLTERIQAERFDAVFGGGRRDEEKARAKERVFSLRDEFSQWDPRRQRPELWNLYNGRHAAGEHVRVFPLSNWTELDVWQYIAREGIELPEIYFAHEREVFARAGMWLTAGDWGGPKEHEHVETRLVRYRTVGDMSCTGAVDSDATTLDAVIAEIAASRLTERGATRADDKMSEAAMEDRKREGYF; the protein is encoded by the coding sequence GTGACCACGACCGTCGCGTCCGTCACCGAGGGCACCGACGCCCCGTACGCCCTGAGCCACCTGGACGCCCTGGAGTCCGAGGCGGTCCACATCTTCCGTGAGGTGGCGGGTGAGTTCGAGCGGCCGGTGATCCTCTTCTCCGGCGGCAAGGACTCGATCGTCATGCTGCACCTGGCGCTCAAGGCGTTCGCGCCCGCGCCGGTGCCGTTCACCCTGCTGCACGTCGACACCGGGCACAACTTCCCCGAGGTGCTCGACTACCGGGACCGCACGGTCGCCCGGCACGGCCTGCGCCTGCACGTCGCCTCCGTCCAGGAGTACATCGACGCGGGAAAGCTGCGCGAGCGCCCCGACGGGACCCGTAACCCCCTCCAGACCGTCCCGCTCACCGAGCGGATCCAGGCCGAGCGGTTCGACGCGGTCTTCGGCGGCGGGCGGCGGGACGAGGAGAAGGCCCGGGCCAAGGAGCGGGTGTTCTCGCTGCGGGACGAGTTCTCCCAGTGGGACCCGCGCCGCCAGCGCCCCGAGCTGTGGAACCTGTACAACGGGCGGCACGCCGCCGGTGAGCACGTCCGGGTCTTCCCGCTCTCCAACTGGACCGAGCTGGACGTCTGGCAGTACATCGCCCGGGAGGGCATCGAGCTGCCGGAGATCTACTTCGCCCACGAGCGCGAGGTGTTCGCGCGGGCCGGGATGTGGCTGACCGCGGGCGACTGGGGCGGCCCCAAGGAGCACGAGCACGTCGAGACGCGCCTGGTGCGCTACCGCACGGTCGGCGACATGTCCTGCACCGGCGCCGTCGACTCCGACGCCACCACGCTCGACGCGGTGATCGCGGAGATCGCCGCCTCCCGGCTCACCGAGCGCGGCGCGACCCGCGCCGACGACAAGATGTCCGAGGCCGCGATGGAAGACCGCAAGCGCGAAGGGTACTTCTAG
- a CDS encoding sulfate adenylyltransferase subunit 1, with protein sequence MTSTTEPYAEFAERLATTTLLRFATAGSVDDGKSTLVGRLLHDSKSVLTDQLEAVERVSLSRGQDTPDLALLTDGLRAEREQGITIDVAYRYFATPRRRFILADTPGHVQYTRNMVTGASTAELAVVLVDARNGVVEQTRRHAAVAALLRVPHVVLAVNKMDLVGYAEPVFTAIAEEFTAYAASLGVPEITAIPISALAGDNVVEPSAHMDWYDGLTVLEHLETVPASHDLAHCPARFPVQYVIRPQSASHPDYRGYAGQISSGVLRVGEAVTVLPSGRTSVIEGIDALGESVDIAWAPQSVTLRLADDVDVSRGDLIAPSGQLPPSTQDVEATVCHVADRPLTVGQRVLLKHTTRTVKAIVKDIPSRLTLDDLSQHPAPGQLVANDIGRVRIRTAEPLALDPYAESRRTGSFLLIDPADGTTLSAGMAGDAFAEGAGAAAVPADEEGWDF encoded by the coding sequence ATGACGAGCACCACCGAGCCGTACGCCGAGTTCGCCGAGCGGCTGGCCACCACCACCCTGCTGCGCTTCGCGACGGCCGGCTCCGTCGACGACGGCAAGTCCACCCTCGTGGGGCGGCTGCTGCACGACTCGAAGTCGGTGCTCACCGACCAGCTGGAGGCCGTCGAGCGGGTCTCGCTGAGCCGCGGCCAGGACACCCCGGACCTGGCGCTGCTCACCGACGGACTGCGCGCCGAGCGCGAGCAGGGCATCACCATCGACGTCGCGTACCGCTACTTCGCCACGCCCCGGCGGCGGTTCATCCTCGCCGACACCCCCGGGCACGTGCAGTACACCCGCAACATGGTCACCGGCGCCTCCACCGCGGAGCTGGCGGTCGTCCTGGTCGACGCGCGGAACGGGGTGGTCGAGCAGACCCGCCGCCACGCCGCCGTCGCCGCGCTGCTGCGCGTCCCGCACGTAGTGCTGGCCGTCAACAAGATGGACCTCGTCGGGTACGCGGAGCCCGTGTTCACCGCGATAGCCGAGGAGTTCACGGCGTACGCGGCCTCCCTCGGCGTCCCCGAGATCACCGCGATCCCGATCTCGGCGCTCGCCGGGGACAACGTGGTGGAGCCGTCGGCGCACATGGACTGGTACGACGGCCTGACGGTGCTGGAGCACCTGGAGACCGTGCCCGCCAGCCACGACCTGGCCCACTGCCCCGCGCGCTTCCCCGTCCAGTACGTGATCCGCCCGCAATCGGCGAGCCACCCGGACTACCGCGGCTACGCCGGCCAGATCTCGTCCGGGGTGCTGCGCGTCGGCGAGGCCGTGACGGTCCTGCCCTCCGGCCGCACGAGCGTGATCGAGGGCATCGACGCGCTCGGCGAGAGCGTCGACATCGCCTGGGCGCCGCAGTCCGTGACCCTCCGCCTCGCGGACGACGTGGACGTCTCGCGCGGCGACCTGATCGCCCCGAGCGGCCAGCTCCCGCCCTCGACGCAGGACGTGGAGGCGACCGTGTGCCACGTCGCCGACCGGCCGCTGACCGTGGGCCAGCGAGTGCTGCTCAAGCACACGACCCGTACGGTCAAGGCGATCGTGAAGGACATCCCGTCCCGGCTCACCCTGGACGACCTGTCCCAGCACCCGGCCCCCGGGCAGCTCGTCGCCAACGACATCGGGCGCGTGCGGATCCGTACCGCCGAGCCCCTCGCGCTCGACCCGTACGCCGAGTCCCGCCGCACAGGATCGTTCCTGCTGATCGACCCGGCGGACGGCACGACGCTGAGCGCCGGCATGGCGGGCGACGCCTTCGCCGAGGGCGCCGGGGCCGCCGCCGTACCCGCCGACGAAGAGGGCTGGGACTTCTGA
- a CDS encoding aliphatic sulfonate ABC transporter substrate-binding protein, whose protein sequence is MPATRTLSRRRITALAAVPLLAVVVTSCGYGSDAKKDDTKPAVAAGAKKLSADTVKIGYFPNLTHATALVGIQDGLFQKELGGTKVAPSTFNAGPSEIEALNAGSIDIGFIGPSPAINGYVQTKGKSLRIIGGSASGGVKLVVDPKKIKTLDDLKGKKIATPQLGNTQDVAFLNWISEKGWKVDAQSGKGDVSVVRTDNKITPDAYKSGAIDGAWVPEPTASKLVSEGAKVLLNESDLWPDKQFVITNIIVSQKFLSAHPDVVEAVLRGSVKTNAWINANEDKAKASANEALKTLSGKALAPEVLDPAWESIKVTNDPLAATLQSEADHAVKAGLLKKPDLAGIYDLAPLNKVLKAAGQPEASDAGLGVK, encoded by the coding sequence GTGCCTGCCACGCGTACCCTGTCGCGCCGCCGTATCACCGCACTCGCCGCGGTGCCCCTCCTCGCCGTTGTCGTCACCTCCTGCGGTTACGGCTCCGACGCGAAGAAGGACGACACGAAGCCCGCGGTAGCCGCCGGGGCGAAGAAGCTCTCGGCCGACACCGTGAAGATCGGGTACTTCCCGAACCTCACGCACGCCACGGCCCTGGTGGGTATCCAGGACGGTCTGTTCCAGAAGGAGCTGGGCGGCACGAAGGTCGCCCCCTCCACCTTCAACGCCGGGCCCTCCGAGATCGAGGCGCTCAACGCGGGCAGCATCGACATCGGCTTCATCGGCCCCTCCCCCGCGATCAACGGGTACGTGCAGACCAAGGGCAAGAGCCTGCGGATCATCGGCGGTTCGGCCTCCGGCGGGGTCAAGCTGGTGGTCGACCCGAAGAAGATCAAGACCCTGGACGACCTCAAGGGCAAGAAGATAGCCACCCCGCAGCTGGGCAACACGCAGGACGTGGCGTTCCTCAACTGGATCTCCGAGAAGGGCTGGAAGGTCGACGCCCAGTCCGGCAAGGGTGACGTCTCCGTCGTCCGTACGGACAACAAGATCACCCCGGACGCCTACAAGTCCGGTGCCATCGACGGCGCCTGGGTGCCGGAGCCGACCGCGTCCAAGCTGGTCTCCGAGGGCGCGAAGGTGCTGCTCAACGAGTCGGACCTGTGGCCGGACAAGCAGTTCGTGATCACGAACATCATCGTGTCGCAGAAGTTCCTGTCCGCGCACCCGGACGTCGTCGAGGCCGTGCTGCGCGGCTCGGTGAAGACGAACGCCTGGATCAACGCCAACGAGGACAAGGCCAAGGCCTCCGCCAACGAGGCGCTCAAGACCCTGTCCGGCAAGGCCCTGGCGCCCGAGGTCCTCGACCCCGCGTGGGAGTCGATCAAGGTCACCAACGACCCGCTGGCCGCGACCCTCCAGTCCGAGGCCGACCACGCGGTGAAGGCGGGCCTGCTGAAGAAGCCCGACCTGGCCGGCATCTACGACCTGGCGCCCCTGAACAAGGTGCTCAAGGCCGCCGGTCAGCCCGAGGCCTCCGACGCCGGTCTCGGCGTCAAGTAA
- a CDS encoding ABC transporter ATP-binding protein, with translation MATTLTKAADGTTSVDHAARIAHVSKTFATPAGRQLVLDDITLDVAPGEFVTLLGASGCGKSTLLNLVAGLDRPTAGSIETPGGRPALMFQEHALFPWLTAGKNIELALRLRGVAKQERRPEAERLLGLVRLEGAYGKRVHELSGGMRQRVALARALAQDSQLLLMDEPFAALDAITRDVLHDELTRIWRETNLSVLFVTHNVREAVRLAERVVLLSSRPGRIAREWRVDIPQPRRIEDAEVAELSVEITEELRGEIRRHGQH, from the coding sequence ATGGCTACGACGCTCACCAAGGCCGCCGACGGCACCACGTCGGTGGACCACGCCGCGCGCATCGCGCACGTCTCCAAGACCTTCGCGACCCCCGCGGGGCGGCAGCTCGTACTGGACGACATCACGCTCGATGTCGCTCCGGGTGAGTTCGTCACCCTCCTGGGAGCCTCGGGGTGCGGCAAGTCGACCCTGCTCAACCTGGTGGCCGGCCTCGACCGCCCGACCGCGGGGTCCATCGAGACCCCCGGCGGGCGGCCGGCGCTGATGTTCCAGGAGCACGCCCTGTTCCCGTGGCTGACCGCGGGCAAGAACATCGAACTGGCCCTGCGGCTGCGCGGGGTGGCCAAGCAGGAGCGCAGGCCCGAGGCGGAGCGGCTGCTCGGGCTCGTACGGCTCGAAGGGGCGTACGGCAAGCGGGTGCACGAGCTGTCCGGCGGGATGCGCCAGCGGGTCGCGCTGGCGCGGGCGCTCGCCCAGGACAGCCAACTGCTCCTGATGGACGAGCCGTTCGCGGCGCTCGACGCCATCACCCGTGACGTGCTGCACGACGAGCTGACCCGGATCTGGCGCGAGACCAACCTGTCGGTGCTGTTCGTGACCCACAACGTGCGCGAGGCGGTACGGCTCGCCGAGCGCGTCGTCCTGCTGTCCTCGCGCCCCGGCCGGATCGCCCGCGAGTGGCGGGTGGACATCCCGCAGCCGCGCCGGATCGAGGACGCCGAGGTGGCGGAGCTGTCCGTCGAGATCACCGAAGAACTGCGTGGGGAGATCCGCCGACATGGCCAGCACTGA
- a CDS encoding ABC transporter permease: MASTDTTPQKDPAPRDAAAPDAVTDTADDGAAGPHARTAAGAGRGDMAGLEAGLDALDTVQTGRTPLRHTLVQKVLPPAVAVLLVLVVWQILIWAKVTDDYKLPSPGAVWGELSDAWAQGTLLGYIWTSVSRGLLGFLLALLIGTPLGLLVARVKFVRAAIGPILSGLQSLPSVAWVPPAVIWLGLNDTMMYAVILLGAVPSIANGLVSGVDQVPPLFLRAGRTLGATGLRNTWHIVMPAALPGYLAGLKQGWAFSWRSLMAAEIIASSPDLGVGLGQLLENGRTVGSMSMVFLAILLILIVGIAIDLLIFSPLERWVLRNRGLLVKS, translated from the coding sequence ATGGCCAGCACTGACACGACGCCGCAGAAGGACCCGGCGCCGCGCGACGCGGCGGCGCCGGACGCGGTCACGGACACGGCGGACGACGGCGCCGCGGGTCCGCACGCGCGGACCGCCGCCGGGGCCGGGCGCGGCGACATGGCCGGCCTGGAGGCCGGGCTCGACGCGCTGGACACCGTACAGACCGGGCGGACCCCCCTGCGCCACACCCTGGTCCAGAAGGTGCTGCCGCCCGCCGTCGCCGTCCTGCTCGTGCTGGTCGTGTGGCAGATCCTGATCTGGGCGAAGGTCACCGACGACTACAAGCTGCCGTCGCCCGGCGCCGTCTGGGGCGAGCTGTCCGACGCCTGGGCGCAGGGCACGCTGCTCGGCTACATCTGGACGAGCGTCTCGCGCGGCCTGCTGGGCTTCCTGCTGGCGCTGCTGATCGGCACCCCGCTGGGCCTGCTGGTCGCCCGGGTGAAGTTCGTGCGGGCCGCCATCGGACCGATCCTGTCGGGGCTCCAGTCGCTGCCGTCGGTGGCGTGGGTGCCGCCGGCCGTGATCTGGCTCGGTCTCAACGACACGATGATGTACGCCGTGATCCTGCTGGGCGCGGTCCCCTCGATCGCCAACGGGCTGGTGTCCGGGGTCGACCAGGTGCCGCCGCTCTTCCTGCGGGCCGGGCGCACCCTGGGCGCGACCGGGCTCAGGAACACCTGGCACATCGTCATGCCGGCCGCGCTGCCCGGTTACCTGGCCGGTCTCAAGCAGGGCTGGGCGTTCTCGTGGCGGTCCCTGATGGCCGCCGAGATCATCGCGTCCTCGCCCGATCTCGGTGTGGGCCTGGGCCAGTTGCTGGAGAACGGGCGTACGGTCGGCAGCATGTCCATGGTGTTCCTCGCCATCCTCCTGATCCTGATCGTCGGCATCGCGATCGACCTGCTGATCTTCAGTCCGCTGGAGCGGTGGGTCCTGCGCAACCGCGGTCTCCTCGTGAAGAGCTGA